Sequence from the Streptomyces sp. NBC_00358 genome:
CGTCCCCGCTCGTACGATCCTGGAGATAGCCCCGCCCGCACCCACCGTCACCCATGTGATGGTCTGGGCCGAGTACGGGTTCAGCTCGAACCTGCGGCTCGCGGACTTCGCCTCCGAGCGCACCATCTTCGCCACCCACAAGGACGGCGAACTGCTGACGGCGGAGCACGGCTTCCCGTTGCGCCTGGTCGTCCCGCACCTGTACGCGTGGAAGGGTCCCAAGTGGGTGCGCGGCATCGAGTACATGACCGCCGACCGCCGCGGCTTCTGGGAGGAACGCGGCTACCACAACGTCGGTGACCCCTGGCGCGAGCAGCGCTACTCCTACCAGGAGGAGCCCGGGGACGGCCCCGAGCTCTGATCCCGGCGTTCGCGCGGGTGCGTCAGCGGTGGTACCGGTGGACCGCCGCGTGTCCCTTGCCCCGGCCGATGAGCCACTTGTTGACGGGCGTCGTGACCG
This genomic interval carries:
- a CDS encoding sulfite oxidase-like oxidoreductase, encoding MGQPVERESGETAQSELPPGQRLQRGWPVTHYGPVPKFRAERWEFRVFGATADGEKRCWTHDEFTALPYDSVVADLHCVTKFSMLGAEWGGVPARTILEIAPPAPTVTHVMVWAEYGFSSNLRLADFASERTIFATHKDGELLTAEHGFPLRLVVPHLYAWKGPKWVRGIEYMTADRRGFWEERGYHNVGDPWREQRYSYQEEPGDGPEL